In Candidatus Vicinibacter proximus, the genomic stretch GAGCTTATGGAAATGGTTCTTTACCATTAATTTATTTAGAAGGGCAAGGTAATGTACTGACCTGCAGAGGTTCTGACACGGATCCATCTTCATTTCTACACATCAGCCAAATTGCACTGAGCACCCGCTTGACTGCTAACCGACCAACGGGGCTATGGGTAGGGGAGTCGTGGTATCCCAATAAACCACACCATATTTTATTAGACGGTTTGCAAATCAGTGACTGCAACAGTGGAATGATACTTTACGATCAAGATATCACCGTTCAAAATTGTTTATTCATCAACAATGGAAATGGCAATGCAGGACACGGAATCTTTTGTTCTGCAAAAAATGTCATCATTCGCAACAATGTCTTAGACAATAACGGCAGTGGAAGCGTCTTCGTACACAGCATGTACATCAGTCAATCTGAAAATGTGTTGATCGAGGGTAATGAAATCAAAAATGCAGACGACGGACTAAAGCTAAGAACCACCAATAATCTCATCGTCCGCAACAACATCATCCACGATACCCGCATTCATACCATTCATCTTGGAGGGGATGAGGGAGGGGGTATGCGCAACGTAATTATTGAAGGAAACATCCTGTACAATGCTCCCCAAGGCTTAAGAATCGCTTCAGAATCGGGAAATCAGAGGCTCCTTACTGAAAATGTGATGGTCCGGAACAACCTCTTTCCGGCCATGGTGCAAATCTCATCCAATGGTCCGGTAAAAGATATTTATTTTTTTAACAATCTCTTCCATTCGACCAACAATCAACCGACACTTTTAATTTGTCAGGCAATACAGCCAATCAATGTGCAGATTCGCAATAATATATTTTACAAAATTACTCCTCAGGCCGGACATTCATTAATTACCTTCCAGGCATCGTCTGGTTTGAGTGGTGTGATGCTCGATCACAACCTTTACCATTTTCCTGTTCAGAGTCAAAATCTGATCACGGTAGGAAATCAAAATTTTAGCAGTTTGTCCACCTTTCGCAACCAATATCCAGCGCATGAGCGCAATGGTCAAAATGGCAATCCAAATTTTGTAAATCCACCATTGGACTTTCATTTAAGTGCAGCGAGTTCATTGGCCATTGATCGCGGGGTAGACTTAACTGGAGTAGTAGAATGGGACCTGGATGGGCGTATAAGACCTCAGGATGGTGATGGCAAGGGTGGTGCAGCTTTTGACATTGGGCCCTATGAGTTTTGTTGCTTTACTTCAATTGTTGAGGAGCAAAAGAGTACTGAATTTATTAGACTTACTCCCAATCCTGTTCGTGACAGATTAATTATTAACCACCGAAGTGTGCATATAAGTAGGATTTCGATTTGCACGGTGGAAGGAAGAGAGATTAAGACTTTTGTTGCTGGACAAGAAACAACGGAACTAGATGTGAATGAACTCTTGCCTGGTTTATATTTCTTGAATGTCATGTCCGTTGATCAGCGGTCGCATTCAATTCCTTTTGTAAAATGGTAACATTATTTTTGCAACTATAGCTTAACAACTTCAGAATCTGAAATGGACAGATATTTTGCAAGAAATTATTTTCGTTTATTTATTTTTATCTGCAAGTCCAATTATTTAATCAATATTTTACCCTTGTCAACAACCTGGTTTTTATTCCATACTTGATATATATACATGTTGCCAGGCAAGTCTAAATTAATTTCTGTAATTTGATCAACAATTTTTAAATTATAGACATTCGCTCCTAATAGATTGTAAATTTTTAATTCAGTTGCAACAACATCTTTTTTGTCTAACAGGAATAAGCCATTTGATGGATTGTGGTAAATCATAATGTTGTTTCCATTGTATTCATCAATTGTTTTTACAGGGGACATAATATTAAATGATTTTGAGCATTCAGTGCCATTGTAGCTTGCTTTAAAAGTATATTTGCCGGGAATCGTGGGCAGTTTTTTGGAGGTTCCATTAGCCCTGGTTTTGCTTGCTGTTGATGAAGTATAGCTCCAACTTGCAAAGGTGGATCCATCAGGATTCACAATACTCATGTCAGCAATTTTCCCAGCTATTTCATCTCTGATAAAAATGTAAAATTTTGCAAATCCCGGAGGAAGGCCATTTCCCTGAAACGGAATTTGATAATTGTCACTTTCATTGAGTGTTTCGGTCATTGGACAAGGCGGTAATACGATATCAGTAGTGTTTACAGATACTTTGACAATGGAAGTTTCTGTATAGGGTTTTTGCGCTTCCCACCATGAATTACTGTTCAAGGAATTGCAAGTTCCTGAGAAAGGGTCGATTCTGGTTGCGATGGTGCTGCCTGCCCAAACTTCAAAATGTAAATGAGGTCCCGATGAACTTCCGGAACTTCCTACTACACCTAGAAATTCACCAGCTGACACAGTTTGGCCGATAGCTTTTTTGGTCAATGAATTTTTTTTCAAATGCCAATAATTTGCCTGTGACCCATCTGAGTGACGAACAATTATATAATTGGCTGTTAAGTTATTCCCCGCACAATTTTTATCAAATTCGCCATCATGTTTATCGAGTATGATTCCAGGAGCAGCAGCGACTACTTCGACTAAATCATGATCCATTTTATAGAAATTAAAAGGCCAAATTGAAATGTCAGTTCCACGATGGCCATCATAGGTATTAGTCCCACAATTAAAATCCTGAAAGGATCCGGTAGCAGTGTTTTGATCAACGTATGCAGAAACACGATAAAAACTACAATCCCTTAGACTGTCTGTCGCCTTCAAGGGCCACTTCAATAATACAACATTGTGCAAACTGTTTTTGATCATGCCACTTTGTTGAAGCATTTCCAAATTTTCTTTACACCGTTTTTCAATCAATGAATATTGGTCTGAAGTTATGCAGGGGTGATCCCCTTGATTCTGCATTTCGGTATCAGTTTTATCCTTTCCTAAATTAATTTCCGGACGGATTTGGCCTACAGACACATTTAGATGGAGCAAAAATGTGGAGCACCAAAATATATATTTACTTATTCGCATTTGCTATTTTTTAATGTGAAAGGTAACTAATTATTTAATCTTTATTGCTTAATCACTTTAATTGTTTGGGCCTGATTGCTCAAAGTGAATTTAACAAAATACATCCCATTATTATATTGACTTAAATCAAAAGTGAATACATTGAGTCCCTTATTGTAATCCACTAAAGTTGATTGAATTGCATTGCCGCTTAGGTCAAATATTTGAAAGTTTGCTGTAGAGGCTTCTATTCCATTAAACGCAAGTTGGAATGTACTATTCGTAGGATTTGGAAAAATGTTCAATTCGGATGCTGATTGCGTTCTGTTGGTCAGGTTATTGCATGGATCGGATAGACTAATTTTTTTAGGCGAACCAACACCACAGGCATTCACGCCACTCACTGTAATGTCGCCGGCACTATTTCCTATTAATACCTGGATCGTATTGGTACCTGCTCCATTTGTAATTACACTGCCGGAGGGTACCGTCCATTCATAAGAAGTTGCTCCGGGAATTTTTGCGATGTAATAATTTTGTAAGGTCCCTGCACAAGGATTTACCGCCCCGTAAATTTTATATGCCGCAGGAGGAGTGCCAATTACATTGATAGTTCGCATTGGACTTGAGCCACAATTATTGTTGGCAACAACACTGATGGATCCGGAAGCGAAAGTTGGAAAGGCAATGTTAACCATGGTATCATTCGGACTTGGAAAACTTGTAATGACTGCACCAACGATATTGGTTGACCATGTATAAGTATTGGCACCCACCACTTTATTTGTTTTGTATACAGAAGTTGTGTTGCAATTTGAATAAGCTGATCCTGAAATGGATGTTGGAATAGCAGGGGTGGAGTTTATAAGCAGTTTCCTGATTGGGCTTACACCACATTCATTATACTTTACGACACCCAGGGTTCCATTTTTGAAAATCGGACTGAATTGCAAGCTTATTTGATTCGTGGCCTGTCCTTGAATGATGGTGGCGCCTGAAGGAGGCACCCAATAATAGGAAGCATTGTCATCCAATGGAATTGAATATTGCTTGATTGAATTTGCACACACTCCATTATGCTCACCCATTATAGGTTCGGGGAATGAGGGTATTTTTTTAACATTTACCTCAATGGTATTAGATATTCCGGTGCATCCATTTTCATTTGTAATCGTTAATTTGTATACACCAGAAGTGGTGACCGCAATATTTTGTGTGATGGAATCATTGCTCCATAAATAAGTTGTTCCAATATTAGCACTCAATATTAATGTACCCCCTTCACAAAATGTAGTCTCAGAATTTGGAGTGATTGTGGCAAGGGGTTGTTCATGCACATTTACCGATGTTATGTTTGAAATTCCGGTGCAGCCATTTTCATCGGTTATCGTAACTTGATAATCACCTGCTGTTCCCACTTCTATTTCCCGGGTTGTTGCACCATTATTCCATAAATAGGAAGCTGCATTATTTGACTTTAAAGTCACACTTCCTCCCTGGCAGAAAGTTAATGGACCATTTGATGAAACAGTAGAAACAATTTGATCTACAACATGCACTGAGGTAATTGTTGAAGCTGAGGTACAACCATTCCCATCCGTTATTGTAACTGTATAATTTCCGGTCGATGCAACCAGGATATCACGGGTAACCTCTCCATTGCTCCAAAGATAGCTGGTAGCCTCATTTGCACTTAAGGTAACTGCTCCTCCATGACAAAAAGATAATGGCCCATTGGCTGTTATCGTAGCAATAACGGGTGCGGGTTGTTGTACGTTTATTGATAGGGTTGAAGAACATCCAGATGCATCCGTGACTGAAACCTGATACTCATTTGGCGTTAATCCTGTAGCAGTTGCATTTGTTTGCACAGGGATGGTATTCCAGGTGTAACTGAATGTATTTGGCAGTTCATAACTTACCACAAT encodes the following:
- a CDS encoding peptidoglycan DD-metalloendopeptidase family protein, which produces MSVGQIRPEINLGKDKTDTEMQNQGDHPCITSDQYSLIEKRCKENLEMLQQSGMIKNSLHNVVLLKWPLKATDSLRDCSFYRVSAYVDQNTATGSFQDFNCGTNTYDGHRGTDISIWPFNFYKMDHDLVEVVAAAPGIILDKHDGEFDKNCAGNNLTANYIIVRHSDGSQANYWHLKKNSLTKKAIGQTVSAGEFLGVVGSSGSSSGPHLHFEVWAGSTIATRIDPFSGTCNSLNSNSWWEAQKPYTETSIVKVSVNTTDIVLPPCPMTETLNESDNYQIPFQGNGLPPGFAKFYIFIRDEIAGKIADMSIVNPDGSTFASWSYTSSTASKTRANGTSKKLPTIPGKYTFKASYNGTECSKSFNIMSPVKTIDEYNGNNIMIYHNPSNGLFLLDKKDVVATELKIYNLLGANVYNLKIVDQITEINLDLPGNMYIYQVWNKNQVVDKGKILIK
- a CDS encoding right-handed parallel beta-helix repeat-containing protein; the protein is MKGSILLIAFLLCLGSRANCTNYYFSSSRGNDNWSGRLQEPNASRTDGPKNSLQALSNLLNQTVGAGDSVWMARSDAWTTAQGIELRSANGSSNQYLFLGAYGNGSLPLIYLEGQGNVLTCRGSDTDPSSFLHISQIALSTRLTANRPTGLWVGESWYPNKPHHILLDGLQISDCNSGMILYDQDITVQNCLFINNGNGNAGHGIFCSAKNVIIRNNVLDNNGSGSVFVHSMYISQSENVLIEGNEIKNADDGLKLRTTNNLIVRNNIIHDTRIHTIHLGGDEGGGMRNVIIEGNILYNAPQGLRIASESGNQRLLTENVMVRNNLFPAMVQISSNGPVKDIYFFNNLFHSTNNQPTLLICQAIQPINVQIRNNIFYKITPQAGHSLITFQASSGLSGVMLDHNLYHFPVQSQNLITVGNQNFSSLSTFRNQYPAHERNGQNGNPNFVNPPLDFHLSAASSLAIDRGVDLTGVVEWDLDGRIRPQDGDGKGGAAFDIGPYEFCCFTSIVEEQKSTEFIRLTPNPVRDRLIINHRSVHISRISICTVEGREIKTFVAGQETTELDVNELLPGLYFLNVMSVDQRSHSIPFVKW